One part of the Nocardioides zeae genome encodes these proteins:
- the lysA gene encoding diaminopimelate decarboxylase: protein MVRAHEAGWAHAEGALRGPAWLREPADPNALVEHLWSTNVAKDASGELTVAGVPVSRIAEEHGTPAYVLDEDDFRGRARAFRDGFAGWDVYYAGKAFLCTAVARWVAEEGLCLDVCSEGELAVALRAGVDPARIGFHGNNKSVRALRRALEVGVGRIIVDSFHEIERLTELTAGAGRRAPVMIRVTAGVEAHTHEYIATAHEDQKFGFSITAGDALEAARRVLAAEGLELRGLHSHIGSQIFDSAGFEVAAKRVLALHARVASELGHTMPETDLGGGFGIAYTTQDDPSTPAVLAAEMRAIVEHECRGLGIAVPHLSIEPGRAIVGPSTFTLYEVGTVKEVALDGGASRTYVSVDGGMSDNIRTALYDADYSCTLASRSSEAAPELARVVGHHCEAGDIVVKDEFLPGDVAPGDLLAVPATGAYCRSMASNYNHALRPPVIAVRDGSSRVVVRRETFDDLLATDVGGSEE from the coding sequence GTGGTCCGCGCCCACGAGGCCGGCTGGGCCCACGCCGAGGGCGCCCTGCGCGGCCCGGCCTGGCTCCGCGAGCCCGCCGACCCCAACGCCCTCGTCGAGCACCTGTGGTCGACGAACGTCGCCAAGGACGCGTCCGGCGAGCTGACCGTGGCCGGGGTGCCGGTGTCCCGCATCGCGGAGGAGCACGGCACCCCGGCGTACGTGCTCGACGAGGACGACTTCCGCGGCCGCGCCCGCGCGTTCCGCGACGGGTTCGCCGGGTGGGACGTCTACTACGCGGGCAAGGCCTTCCTGTGCACCGCGGTCGCACGCTGGGTGGCCGAGGAGGGGCTCTGCCTCGACGTCTGCTCGGAGGGCGAGCTGGCCGTCGCGCTGCGGGCGGGGGTCGACCCGGCGCGGATCGGCTTCCACGGCAACAACAAGTCGGTGCGGGCGCTGCGGCGGGCGCTCGAGGTCGGCGTCGGCCGGATCATCGTCGACTCGTTCCACGAGATCGAGCGGCTGACGGAGCTGACCGCCGGCGCCGGGCGCCGGGCGCCGGTCATGATCCGGGTGACGGCCGGGGTCGAGGCCCACACGCACGAGTACATCGCCACGGCCCACGAGGACCAGAAGTTCGGCTTCTCCATCACGGCCGGCGACGCGCTGGAGGCGGCGCGGCGGGTGCTGGCCGCCGAGGGGCTCGAGCTGCGCGGGCTGCACAGCCACATCGGCAGCCAGATCTTCGACTCCGCCGGCTTCGAGGTCGCCGCGAAGCGGGTGCTGGCGCTGCACGCCCGCGTGGCGTCCGAGCTGGGCCACACGATGCCCGAGACCGACCTCGGTGGCGGCTTCGGCATCGCCTACACGACGCAGGACGACCCCTCGACGCCCGCGGTGCTCGCGGCCGAGATGCGCGCCATCGTCGAGCACGAGTGCCGGGGCCTGGGCATCGCGGTGCCGCACCTCTCGATCGAGCCCGGGCGCGCGATCGTCGGCCCGTCGACGTTCACGCTCTACGAGGTGGGCACCGTCAAGGAGGTCGCGCTCGACGGCGGCGCGAGCCGCACCTACGTCTCCGTCGACGGCGGCATGAGCGACAACATCCGCACGGCCCTGTACGACGCGGACTACTCCTGCACCCTCGCGTCGCGCAGCTCGGAGGCCGCGCCCGAGCTCGCCCGCGTCGTGGGTCACCACTGCGAGGCCGGCGACATCGTCGTGAAGGACGAGTTCCTCCCGGGCGACGTGGCGCCGGGCGACCTGCTGGCCGTGCCGGCGACGGGTGCCTACTGCCGGTCGATGGCGTCGAACTACAACCACGCGCTGCGCCCGCCCGTGATCGCGGTGCGCGACGGGTCGAGCCGGGTCGTCGTGCGCCGCGAGACGTTCGACGACCTCCTGGCCACCGACGTCGGCGGGTCCGAGGAGTGA
- a CDS encoding homoserine dehydrogenase yields the protein MQTKDALRVAVLGCGSVGSQVVRLLTEQADDLAMRAGVPLELVGVAVRRLDAPREVDVPGHLLTTDATALVTSGVDLVVEVIGGIEPARSLILAALESGASVVTANKALLAEDGATLFEAAEKAGRDLYYEAAVAGAIPIIRPLRESLVGDTVTRVLGIVNGTTNYILDKMDSSGAGFADALGEAQELGYAEADPTADVEGFDAAAKAAILASLAFHTRVTAADVHREGISDVTAADVRSAADMGAVVKLLAICELRDGPEGQAVSARVHPAMIPRSHPLASVREAYNAVFVESQAAGRLMFYGPGAGGAPTASAVLGDLVTIARHHRAGTRGAGESAYTARPVLPMGETLTRYHVAIDVEDRAGVLALVATAFAEHGVSIQTVRQEGRGADAQLVVVSHRATDAQLAATVAHLQQMDIVREVTSVMRVEGETE from the coding sequence ATGCAGACCAAGGACGCCCTCCGCGTCGCCGTGCTCGGCTGCGGGTCGGTCGGCTCGCAGGTCGTGCGCCTGCTGACGGAGCAGGCCGACGACCTCGCGATGCGCGCCGGTGTCCCCCTCGAGCTGGTCGGGGTCGCCGTGCGGCGGCTCGACGCACCGCGTGAGGTCGACGTCCCGGGCCACCTCCTCACGACCGACGCCACCGCGCTCGTCACCAGCGGTGTCGACCTCGTGGTCGAGGTCATCGGCGGCATCGAGCCGGCGCGCTCCCTGATCCTGGCGGCGCTCGAGAGCGGCGCCTCCGTGGTGACCGCCAACAAGGCGCTGCTGGCCGAGGACGGCGCGACGCTCTTCGAGGCCGCCGAGAAGGCCGGTCGGGACCTCTACTACGAGGCGGCCGTGGCGGGCGCCATCCCGATCATCCGCCCGCTGCGCGAGTCGCTCGTCGGCGACACCGTCACCCGCGTGCTCGGCATCGTCAACGGCACGACGAACTACATCCTCGACAAGATGGACAGCTCGGGCGCCGGCTTCGCCGACGCGCTCGGCGAGGCCCAGGAGCTGGGGTACGCCGAGGCCGACCCCACTGCGGACGTCGAGGGCTTCGACGCCGCGGCGAAGGCCGCGATCCTGGCGTCGCTGGCGTTCCACACCCGCGTCACCGCAGCCGACGTGCACCGCGAGGGCATCAGCGACGTGACCGCCGCAGACGTGCGCTCGGCGGCCGACATGGGCGCCGTCGTCAAGCTGCTCGCCATCTGCGAGCTGCGGGACGGACCCGAGGGACAGGCGGTCTCCGCCCGGGTGCACCCCGCGATGATCCCGCGCAGCCACCCGCTGGCGTCGGTCCGCGAGGCCTACAACGCGGTCTTCGTGGAGTCGCAGGCCGCCGGCCGGCTCATGTTCTACGGCCCGGGTGCCGGCGGTGCGCCGACGGCCTCGGCGGTGCTGGGCGACCTCGTCACCATCGCCCGCCACCACCGTGCGGGGACGCGGGGGGCGGGGGAGTCGGCGTACACGGCCCGTCCCGTCCTGCCGATGGGCGAGACCCTGACGCGCTACCACGTCGCCATCGACGTCGAGGACCGCGCGGGCGTGCTGGCGCTCGTCGCGACCGCCTTCGCGGAGCACGGCGTCTCGATCCAGACGGTCCGCCAGGAGGGCCGCGGGGCCGACGCCCAGCTCGTCGTCGTGTCGCACCGGGCCACGGACGCCCAGCTCGCCGCCACGGTGGCACACCTGCAGCAGATGGACATCGTCCGCGAGGTCACCTCGGTGATGCGCGTGGAGGGGGAGACCGAATGA